Proteins encoded within one genomic window of Gadus macrocephalus chromosome 16, ASM3116895v1:
- the LOC132474067 gene encoding piggyBac transposable element-derived protein 4-like, with the protein MEKVLDILHDEHAEDSVSAGDSTSDDGDLLFGSDNDYMRPLESDDEGPSTPQTDTAPMQRGCPPRPASAPLPPLSSSDSDSPEERQPRRKGKPPQKTSSKRGRGGSGKRGRGGSTTPAVRDEEEEEEERWHNGQEEDKKPAPFRFKPARIPGPTFDTTQSWSPLALFQLFFSTSVVNTIICNTNAHAAKRQQAGEKFKWEVLTVDGFYTFLAVIIFHGLVTVHNFADYWRKTSPYNLSFPRDKITRGRFEAILWSLHLSNPTEDEENERKKSTGEYDRLFKIKPLYSELVTACKAHFHPRQNLSIDERMVASKARISMKQYMKDKPTKWGYKLFVLADSSITYAWNFFVHTGKSVSTTGHGLSYTAVMDLLPFAALGGGYTVYTDNFYTSPALVQDLAKKFIGCCGAIRRNSIGFPKTEANDLPKDAERGDLRWMRRRNLLFVKWMDTREVSMCSSVHEAFTGQTVRRRVKEAGVWQVKSVPVPDAVVDYNHSMGGLDLSDALIGYYSVGHKTMKWYKTFFYHFVDIAVVNSFLLHKELLELRNPTQTKPYTQKTFREQLLKEMVAFAEGSAATPPPASTATTCMPVYYASEDKQIRKHCKRCLNAGIPRVKTAVYCRKCQVPLCLSAKNNCFKRWHDNL; encoded by the exons ATGGAGAAGGTGTTAGACATTTTACACGATGAGCATGCCGAAGACTCCGTTTCTGCTGGAGACTCCACATCTGACGATGGAGACTTGTTGTTCGGCAGCGACAATGACTACATGCGTCCATTAGAAAG TGATGATGAGGGACCATCCACACCCCAGACAGACACCGCTCCGATGCAACGAGGGTGCCCTCCTCGTCCAGCTTCGGCTCCCCTtcctccgctctcctcctctgATTCAGACTCACCCGAAGAGAGGCAGCCGAGACGCAAAGGGAAACCCCCACAAAAAACATCAAGCAAGCGTGGTCGAGGTGGGTCAGGCAAGCGTGGTCGAGGTGGGTCTACAACACCAGCAGTGAGagacgaagaggaagaagaggaggagaggtggcataatggacaggaggaggacaaaAAACCTGCCCCTTTTCGATTCAAGCCGGCTCGGATCCCTGGCCCTACATTCGACACGACACAGTCATGGTCTCCCCTTGCACTCTTCCAGCTGTTTTTTTCCACCTCTGTTGTCAATACTATAATCTGCAACACAAATGCCCACGCTGCCAAGAGACAACAAGCGGGGGAAAAGTTCAAGTGGGAAGTGCTTACAGTGGACGGGTTTTATACATTTTTGGCTGTGATCATTTTCCATGGTCTTGTGACGGTCCACAATTTTGCAGACTATTGGAGGAAGACATCACCGTACAACTTGTCCTTCCCACGTGACAAAATCACACGTGGGCGTTTTGAGGCCATCCTGTGGTCACTTCATCTCAGCAACCCTACTGAAGATGAGGAAAATGAACGAAAGAAGAGCACTGGGGAATATGACCGTCTATTCAAAATAAAGCCTCTCTACAGTGAGCTGGTGACGGCCTGCAAGGCACACTTCCATCCACGTCAAAACCTTTCTATCGACGAGCGCATGGTTGCTTCCAAAGCCAGAATAAGCATGAAGCAATATATGAAGGACAAGCCCACAAAGTGGGGGTATAAGCTTTTTGTTCTGGCAGATTCTTCCATAACATATGCATGGAACTTTTTTGTTCACACAGGAAAGAGTGTGTCCACCACAGGTCACGGTCTGAGCTACACAGCAGTCATGGACCTGTTGCCTTTTGCTGCGCTTGGTGGGGGCTACACTGTGTATACGGACAACTTTTACACAAGCCCTGCCCTGGTCCAGGATTTGGCGAAGAAGTTCATCGGCTGTTGTGGAGCCATCCGGAGAAATAGTATCGGTTTTCCGAAGACCGAAGCAAACGACCTTCCTAAGGATGCTGAGAGGGGAGATCTGCGTTGGATGCGGCGCAGGAACCTCCTCTTCGTAAAATGGATGGATACCCGCGAAGTGTCCATGTGCTCGTCGGTGCATGAGGCCTTCACTGGTCAGACGGTCAGGAGGAGGGTGAAGGAGGCTGGCGTGTGGCAGGTGAAGTCTGTACCCGTCCCCGACGCTGTAGTGGACTACAACCACAGCATGGGGGGCCTGGACCTATCGGATGCACTGATAGGCTACTACAGCGTCGGCCACAAGACCATGAAATggtataaaacatttttttaccattttgtgGACATCGCAGTGGTGAACAGCTTTCTGCTACACAAGGAGCTGCTGGAGTTGCGGAACCCTACCCAGACAAAGCCGTACACCCAAAAGACCTTCAGAGAGCAGCTGCTGAAAGAGATGGTGGCGTTTGCTGAAGGCTCAGCAGCTACTCCACCGCCTGCCTCTACGGCCACCACGTGCATGCCCGTCTACTATGCAAGTGAGGACAAGCAAATTCGCAAGCATTGCAAGAGGTGCCTCAATGCTGGGATCCCGAGGGTGAAGACGGCCGTGTATTGCAGAAAATGCCAGGTGCCACTGTGTCTCAGTGCAAAAAATAACTGTTTCAAGCGCTGGCACGACAACTTGTAG